The uncultured Desulfuromonas sp. genome has a segment encoding these proteins:
- a CDS encoding TonB-dependent receptor: MSKKMHQALMSYLILGLLVAMTTTSWAAQAPKTTYELGEIVVTAENNETEKVATLYTLDAQILKDRGVRTLEDALVLVPGIYVRYGADGTPRIDIRGFRTRHVLFLLNGIPLNSTFDGQFDPRTVPVEIIDEIKVTTGGGSVLYGSGGNGGIINIITKQGQPGLHGSAVAEIGQEDSALGRLSLVGGTEKVHAFASVGRIDRDGTPLSNHYSPTDSEDGDERDNSDFEQTNLFTNLDFQVTDKTLVGLSVNYQEGEYGKPAVTNYDKNDSFTKKEKFLRVDDSEGISSQLAFSHKFGDVISMRGWGFYNELELEENRYDDNTYSTQDKKGAYQSKSTTRTTGGSIQLNADLQEAGGVTLAVSTQNEDWEDKGFLVDKTTESYKNNEDVDLYNVALEYQVALGAKSGMVVGVGYHAQNRSSGGNEDAYSYLIGFHFDPVVGTRIKVNHARKVRFPSIKQLYEVPSGNEDLDAEHTMHYELGLEQALPGKTLFSLTGFINDAKDFIEKDSEGFNENADEYMFHGFEVALENESIDDLLLRLSYSYLESEDRSSDSEIHQLQNRPRDRVTFETIYDMPWNMKAQASLQYVANQYSYDDDANQKRTPAYTLVDVKVAQKLFEEAVELYVGVNNLFDEDYEQSYGFPQPGRYVYGGVEYHF; encoded by the coding sequence ATGAGTAAGAAAATGCATCAAGCCTTGATGTCATATCTGATTCTGGGGCTTCTGGTTGCCATGACAACAACGTCATGGGCGGCTCAAGCTCCCAAAACCACCTACGAGCTGGGAGAGATTGTTGTCACAGCTGAAAACAATGAAACAGAAAAAGTTGCGACTTTGTACACTCTGGATGCACAGATTCTCAAGGATCGCGGCGTGCGTACTCTTGAAGATGCTTTGGTGCTGGTCCCTGGTATCTATGTTCGTTATGGTGCGGACGGGACTCCCCGCATTGACATCCGTGGCTTCCGTACCCGCCACGTGCTGTTCCTTCTCAACGGTATTCCGCTTAACTCCACTTTTGATGGCCAATTTGACCCGCGCACGGTTCCCGTCGAGATCATTGACGAGATCAAGGTAACCACCGGCGGTGGCTCGGTCCTTTATGGTTCCGGCGGTAATGGTGGCATCATCAACATCATCACCAAGCAAGGTCAACCGGGCCTGCATGGTTCGGCCGTTGCTGAGATTGGTCAGGAAGACAGCGCTCTCGGTCGCCTGAGTCTGGTCGGTGGTACGGAGAAGGTTCATGCCTTTGCCAGCGTCGGTCGTATCGATCGCGACGGCACGCCGTTGTCCAATCATTATTCACCGACTGATTCCGAGGATGGTGACGAGCGCGACAACAGTGACTTCGAGCAAACTAACCTGTTCACTAACCTCGATTTTCAAGTGACGGACAAGACTCTGGTCGGCTTGTCGGTTAACTATCAAGAGGGTGAATACGGCAAGCCTGCTGTCACCAATTATGACAAAAACGATTCGTTCACCAAAAAAGAAAAGTTTTTGCGTGTCGATGACAGTGAAGGAATCTCTTCCCAGCTGGCTTTCAGCCATAAGTTTGGCGATGTGATCTCCATGCGTGGCTGGGGTTTCTACAACGAGCTGGAACTGGAAGAAAACCGTTACGATGATAACACCTATTCCACTCAGGATAAAAAAGGTGCTTACCAGTCTAAAAGTACCACCCGGACAACCGGTGGCTCTATTCAGCTGAATGCTGATCTTCAGGAGGCCGGTGGTGTTACTCTGGCTGTATCGACGCAAAATGAAGACTGGGAAGATAAAGGTTTTTTGGTTGATAAGACCACTGAATCCTACAAAAACAATGAAGATGTTGACTTGTACAATGTGGCTTTGGAATACCAAGTTGCTTTGGGTGCTAAGTCTGGCATGGTTGTCGGTGTCGGTTATCATGCCCAGAACCGCAGCAGCGGTGGTAACGAAGATGCTTACTCTTACCTGATCGGTTTTCACTTCGATCCGGTTGTCGGCACCCGGATTAAGGTCAACCATGCCCGCAAAGTGCGTTTCCCGTCGATCAAGCAACTCTATGAAGTTCCCAGCGGCAACGAGGATCTTGATGCTGAGCACACTATGCACTACGAGCTGGGTCTTGAGCAGGCTCTGCCGGGCAAGACTCTGTTCAGCCTTACCGGCTTCATCAATGATGCCAAAGACTTCATCGAAAAGGATTCTGAAGGTTTCAACGAGAATGCTGACGAGTACATGTTCCATGGTTTTGAAGTGGCACTGGAGAACGAAAGCATTGACGATCTGCTGCTGCGTTTGAGCTACTCTTATCTGGAGTCGGAAGACCGTTCCAGCGACAGCGAAATTCACCAATTGCAGAACCGTCCCCGTGACCGGGTGACCTTTGAAACCATTTATGACATGCCTTGGAATATGAAAGCCCAGGCCTCACTGCAGTATGTGGCCAATCAGTATTCTTACGATGATGATGCCAATCAAAAGCGCACACCGGCCTACACTCTGGTCGACGTGAAGGTTGCCCAGAAGCTGTTCGAAGAAGCAGTGGAACTCTATGTCGGGGTCAATAACCTGTTCGACGAAGACTACGAGCAGAGTTATGGCTTCCCGCAACCGGGACGGTATGTCTATGGTGGCGTGGAATACCACTTCTAA
- a CDS encoding ABC transporter ATP-binding protein: protein MASRNRDGMSMVAWNTTSNDDAVVLKLEDFSFSYQAHQPILSRINLTIRVGECHCLCGATGQGKSTLALAMKGLLDEGQQDGCVYSSARRHEGDLPFAAVGLVLQNPETQLFARTVGAEVAFGLENEAVDPAQMRTRVESALAQVNLNVALCTPVTQLSMGQKYRLLIASVLVLQPQVLILDEPVAQLDEEGQQQLVRVVRRLLKQGIAVVLCEHNPQPFSDLIDHYWTLYQGGRLVSGRLFGETPDPPELEELSPSINSNDVVVKAEQLSVGYGEKTLWKGASFVLRSGEKMLVCGDNGCGKSTLMQTLCGFLSPRHGELRVLGHCPSPQLLQGSALLMMQNPHKQLTETSVWDEVSMSHRLAGHSRCDCRQACEEVLEQCGIDHLKEVSPHQLSYGQRHLVALASVLVARPKVLLMDDPFAGLDRGHRQRVHHLMDQYCQQGMAVICVSHESGDHSMTFDQVFAIRGGHFEAQER from the coding sequence ATGGCTTCCCGCAACCGGGACGGTATGTCTATGGTGGCGTGGAATACCACTTCTAACGATGATGCTGTGGTGCTGAAGCTGGAAGATTTCAGCTTCAGCTACCAAGCGCATCAACCGATCCTTTCCCGGATCAATCTGACCATTCGTGTCGGTGAGTGCCATTGTTTGTGTGGTGCCACCGGTCAGGGTAAATCAACCCTGGCTCTGGCCATGAAAGGGCTGCTTGATGAGGGACAACAGGACGGGTGCGTGTACAGTTCAGCCCGACGGCACGAAGGGGATCTTCCCTTTGCGGCCGTCGGGCTTGTTTTGCAGAATCCGGAAACCCAGCTCTTTGCCCGTACTGTCGGTGCTGAAGTGGCGTTTGGTCTGGAAAATGAAGCCGTTGATCCGGCGCAGATGCGAACACGGGTTGAATCCGCACTGGCACAGGTCAATCTCAATGTTGCGTTGTGCACACCGGTGACGCAACTGTCCATGGGGCAGAAGTATCGTTTGCTGATAGCGTCGGTGCTGGTGTTGCAGCCGCAGGTGCTGATTCTCGACGAGCCGGTTGCGCAACTGGATGAAGAGGGGCAGCAGCAGTTGGTTCGGGTGGTGCGGCGGTTGCTTAAGCAGGGCATTGCCGTGGTGTTGTGTGAGCATAATCCGCAACCGTTTTCCGACCTCATTGATCACTACTGGACGCTGTATCAGGGAGGGCGGCTGGTATCTGGTCGTCTGTTTGGTGAAACCCCTGATCCGCCCGAACTGGAAGAATTATCCCCCTCAATCAACAGCAATGATGTTGTGGTCAAAGCCGAACAACTCAGTGTTGGTTATGGTGAAAAAACACTCTGGAAGGGAGCTTCCTTTGTTCTGCGTTCCGGAGAAAAAATGCTGGTGTGCGGTGACAATGGCTGTGGCAAAAGTACCCTGATGCAAACGTTGTGTGGGTTTCTCTCTCCCAGGCATGGCGAATTGCGGGTACTGGGCCATTGTCCCTCACCCCAACTTTTGCAGGGCTCAGCCTTGCTGATGATGCAGAATCCGCATAAACAGTTGACCGAGACCAGTGTCTGGGACGAGGTCAGCATGAGTCACCGACTGGCCGGTCACTCGCGGTGTGATTGTCGGCAAGCCTGTGAAGAGGTGTTGGAGCAATGCGGAATAGATCATCTTAAAGAGGTCTCGCCGCACCAGCTCAGCTATGGTCAGCGCCATCTGGTGGCTCTGGCCTCCGTGCTCGTTGCCCGGCCCAAAGTGTTGCTGATGGATGATCCGTTTGCCGGGTTGGATCGGGGCCATCGACAACGGGTGCATCACTTGATGGATCAGTACTGCCAGCAAGGTATGGCCGTGATCTGCGTCAGTCATGAGTCTGGAGACCACAGCATGACATTTGATCAGGTGTTCGCCATTCGCGGAGGTCATTTTGAAGCGCAAGAACGTTGA
- a CDS encoding efflux RND transporter permease subunit yields MKNFVNLNLKQKVFINVVFVILMVSGVYSLFNTPVENLPPVAIGKVVITTIHYGASARDVEQLVTREIEEAIDGLENVEYVQSTSMRNVSSILIKFIDDTDYRHLYDELRLRVLNVREQLPDSVDDPIFTYLDSQDWKPVIIANLIGDLSNTSLTLLAEELKSDLRKLDGVQEVALEGDYHQEFQVHIDPQRLRDTGISFAEVAKAIADANVKIPSGRYRQQGHNTLLDTGQVFDRQQQVLDVAVRRDGDGNFIRVRDLATLASLSHREPDLISTVNGQSTVKLKVKKQDEANAITIAERVKHEVERFNQLHQRDGVTTVLTNDSTIEIDDSIRTLGGNMVLGMILVTLVLWMTLGFRNAMLTAIGIPFSFLVTIIIVKLTGESINTISLFSFVLVSGIIVDDAVIIIENVYRHLYMGKTRRTAIVDGVSEVFLPVISSAMTTICAFAPMLIMTGSTGDFFSVIPKAVSFALFASLVESLFILPVHILDYGPRQMSANLHPEGDYHHLQEGPFAPLWKIYRGLLNTLLNHKWLTMAGIVTAFVVTFAMMAVSVTGIMPLIKVKFYQDSYLRYHVTVDMPTGTSVEGTDAVIRDLSRYLLSLGPGQTLSTSGSAGLKEDQDYQIHRAQHYGQVVVELPPQSEMDLPTGNDQISTYIDQMYDQVEAYVDQHADQWAGRPTIQVFGESTGPPSGKAVNIRLSAMDIDQARAASDDVLTYLRNDPTFADLLNLEDNRASIQSVLNFEVRRDRALEYGLSSSDATRLIAGSLNGMQAGNYRTAREEIDLMVKLARQEDSGRGLLNPEQVATIPIVEHSEQPILIGDLANLDYRQEPDARTRYNGKPTLTITADIRTGSQLSASRVQVLAQRYFDSINDRYPGVSIAFGGEFESTARAYTSLAAAFVIAVLAIYLILASQFNDYIQPIIILSAIAFAFIGVVLGMFFTRSVFTIGSFMAVIGLAGVAVNDSLILIDFMNKERERGLDLRSAVINGCSARMRPVLITTLTTMLGMLPMAIGIPHKSITWAPMATAFATGLASATTLALLLIPVEYELTENAKERIRNFMRRRQRRNLKQQREQNK; encoded by the coding sequence GTGAAAAACTTCGTCAATCTGAACCTCAAGCAGAAGGTGTTTATCAACGTCGTCTTCGTCATCCTCATGGTGAGCGGCGTGTACAGCCTGTTTAATACGCCGGTGGAAAACCTGCCACCGGTGGCCATCGGCAAGGTGGTGATCACCACCATCCATTACGGCGCTTCGGCACGTGATGTGGAGCAACTGGTCACCCGCGAGATTGAGGAGGCCATCGACGGCCTGGAAAATGTCGAATACGTCCAGTCCACCTCCATGCGTAACGTGTCGTCAATCCTGATCAAATTTATCGACGATACCGACTATCGCCATCTGTATGACGAACTGCGTCTGCGCGTGCTCAATGTGCGCGAGCAATTGCCGGACTCGGTGGACGACCCGATCTTCACCTATCTCGACAGCCAGGACTGGAAGCCGGTGATCATCGCCAACCTGATCGGAGATCTGTCCAACACCAGCCTGACGTTGCTGGCCGAGGAGCTGAAAAGCGATCTGCGCAAACTTGATGGCGTGCAGGAAGTGGCGCTGGAAGGAGATTACCACCAGGAGTTTCAGGTTCATATCGATCCGCAACGACTGCGTGACACCGGCATCAGCTTTGCCGAGGTGGCTAAAGCGATTGCCGACGCCAACGTCAAGATTCCCAGTGGCCGCTACCGTCAGCAAGGCCACAATACCCTGCTCGACACCGGTCAGGTGTTTGATCGCCAGCAGCAGGTGCTCGATGTGGCCGTGCGTCGCGATGGCGACGGCAACTTCATCCGCGTGCGAGATCTGGCCACCCTGGCCAGCCTGTCCCACCGCGAACCCGACCTGATCTCCACGGTCAATGGTCAGAGCACGGTCAAACTGAAAGTCAAAAAACAGGATGAGGCCAACGCCATCACCATCGCCGAACGGGTCAAGCACGAGGTGGAACGCTTCAACCAGCTTCATCAGCGCGACGGCGTCACCACGGTACTGACCAACGATTCCACCATTGAGATCGACGACTCGATCCGCACTCTGGGCGGCAACATGGTGCTCGGTATGATCCTGGTCACTCTGGTGCTGTGGATGACCCTCGGCTTTCGCAATGCCATGCTCACCGCCATCGGCATCCCGTTTTCGTTTCTGGTCACCATCATCATCGTCAAACTGACCGGTGAATCGATCAACACCATCAGCCTGTTCTCCTTTGTGCTGGTATCGGGGATCATTGTTGACGATGCGGTCATCATCATCGAAAACGTCTACCGCCATCTGTATATGGGCAAGACGCGGCGCACCGCCATTGTCGATGGCGTCAGTGAGGTGTTCCTGCCGGTGATCAGCTCGGCTATGACCACCATCTGTGCGTTTGCGCCCATGCTGATCATGACCGGCAGCACCGGCGACTTTTTCAGTGTGATCCCCAAGGCGGTCAGCTTTGCCCTGTTTGCCTCGCTGGTGGAATCGCTGTTTATCCTGCCGGTGCATATCCTCGATTACGGCCCGCGCCAGATGAGCGCCAACCTGCACCCCGAAGGGGATTACCACCATCTTCAGGAGGGGCCGTTTGCCCCGCTGTGGAAAATCTATCGCGGTCTGCTCAACACCCTGCTCAACCACAAATGGCTGACCATGGCCGGAATTGTCACGGCATTTGTGGTCACATTTGCGATGATGGCCGTCTCCGTGACCGGCATCATGCCGCTGATCAAGGTAAAGTTTTATCAGGACAGCTACCTGCGTTACCATGTCACCGTGGATATGCCCACCGGCACCTCTGTGGAAGGCACGGACGCAGTCATTCGTGACCTATCCCGCTACCTGCTCAGCCTCGGCCCCGGCCAGACATTGTCCACCAGCGGCAGCGCCGGCCTCAAGGAAGATCAGGACTACCAAATTCACCGCGCCCAGCATTACGGCCAGGTGGTGGTGGAACTGCCACCACAAAGCGAGATGGACCTGCCGACGGGCAATGATCAGATCTCCACCTATATCGACCAGATGTACGATCAGGTCGAAGCGTATGTCGATCAACATGCCGACCAATGGGCGGGACGGCCAACCATTCAGGTGTTTGGCGAAAGTACCGGCCCTCCATCCGGCAAAGCGGTCAATATTCGCCTGTCGGCCATGGATATCGATCAGGCGCGCGCCGCTTCGGACGATGTGCTCACCTATCTGCGTAACGATCCGACCTTTGCTGATCTGCTCAATCTGGAGGACAACCGCGCCTCGATCCAGTCAGTGCTCAATTTCGAAGTACGCCGGGATCGCGCGTTGGAATACGGGCTGTCAAGCAGCGATGCCACCCGCCTGATCGCCGGATCACTCAACGGTATGCAGGCCGGCAACTACCGCACCGCCCGCGAGGAGATCGACCTGATGGTCAAACTGGCCCGTCAGGAAGATTCAGGCCGGGGTCTGCTCAACCCCGAGCAGGTGGCGACCATTCCCATTGTCGAGCACAGTGAGCAGCCGATTCTCATCGGTGACCTCGCCAACCTCGACTACCGTCAGGAGCCGGACGCCCGCACCCGTTACAACGGCAAACCCACCCTGACCATCACCGCCGACATCCGCACCGGCTCACAACTGTCGGCCAGTCGGGTACAGGTATTGGCCCAGCGTTATTTTGATTCCATCAATGATCGTTACCCCGGCGTCAGCATTGCTTTCGGTGGTGAGTTTGAGAGTACCGCCCGTGCCTATACCTCATTGGCCGCGGCGTTTGTCATTGCCGTGCTGGCTATTTATCTGATTCTGGCCTCGCAGTTCAACGACTATATCCAGCCGATTATTATCCTGTCGGCCATTGCCTTTGCCTTTATCGGTGTCGTGCTGGGTATGTTTTTTACCCGCTCGGTGTTCACTATCGGCAGCTTTATGGCGGTAATTGGTCTGGCCGGAGTAGCGGTCAACGACTCGCTGATCCTGATCGACTTCATGAACAAGGAGCGTGAACGGGGGCTGGACCTGCGTAGCGCAGTGATCAATGGTTGCAGTGCGCGGATGCGCCCGGTACTGATCACCACCCTGACCACCATGCTCGGCATGTTGCCCATGGCCATCGGCATTCCGCACAAGTCCATCACCTGGGCACCCATGGCCACAGCGTTTGCCACCGGCCTGGCCAGTGCCACCACATTGGCGTTATTGCTGATCCCAGTGGAATATGAATTGACGGAGAATGCCAAGGAGCGGATACGCAACTTTATGCGTCGTCGTCAGCGGCGAAATTTGAAGCAACAGAGAGAGCAAAATAAATAG
- a CDS encoding HlyD family efflux transporter periplasmic adaptor subunit — MKKAFLILMTAALISGLMVGQSLADPLRVEQGFRDVLLRGYSRPLVSSTVAAEVSGVITKRYYDVGDTITSQPLVQIDPTWIDLELRENATAIERTRIAVDQARLRSAWLEKDFKRLQTLVNEGGVSRSTFDEIEQQRDQAHLEIRLQEQQLEQLQIQRKTLVEQQKRHRPTAPTGWQVAQRYVDEGELVAAGTPLMDVGDYRQLLIPLSVTAPELSAIRRQSQAQLDGQDVTYHLHTVSPAFDEKTRKIATELMIDHFKGEHRGGLPFELTVRMPDAGLMVPLAAISNRYNHPKVMRRDQSQAIEISILNHQGDWVRIAPTEQLQPGVELRDQTPDGGSDKP; from the coding sequence ATGAAAAAAGCATTTCTTATCCTTATGACAGCCGCCTTAATTTCAGGGCTCATGGTCGGACAGTCCCTGGCAGACCCACTGCGCGTCGAGCAAGGTTTTCGTGATGTTCTCTTGCGAGGCTACAGCCGCCCTCTGGTGTCATCGACGGTGGCGGCCGAAGTCTCCGGGGTGATCACCAAACGCTATTACGATGTCGGCGACACCATCACCAGCCAACCCCTGGTCCAAATCGACCCCACCTGGATTGATCTGGAACTGCGGGAAAATGCGACGGCCATAGAACGAACCCGTATTGCTGTTGATCAGGCGCGCTTACGCAGCGCCTGGCTTGAGAAAGACTTTAAGCGCTTGCAGACCCTGGTTAACGAAGGGGGGGTGTCACGCAGTACCTTTGACGAAATCGAACAGCAGCGTGATCAGGCCCACCTGGAGATCCGCCTTCAGGAACAGCAGTTGGAACAATTACAGATACAGCGCAAAACCCTGGTCGAACAACAAAAACGCCACCGCCCCACCGCTCCGACCGGCTGGCAGGTCGCACAACGCTATGTGGACGAGGGGGAGCTGGTCGCCGCCGGAACACCGTTGATGGATGTGGGCGATTATCGTCAACTGCTGATTCCGTTGTCGGTCACCGCCCCAGAACTATCCGCGATTCGTCGGCAGTCGCAGGCCCAACTGGACGGACAAGACGTGACTTACCACCTGCATACCGTCAGCCCGGCCTTTGATGAAAAAACCCGCAAAATTGCCACTGAGCTGATGATTGATCATTTTAAAGGAGAACATCGCGGTGGTCTGCCGTTTGAGCTAACGGTACGCATGCCTGATGCGGGGCTGATGGTTCCGCTGGCCGCAATCAGCAACCGCTACAACCACCCCAAAGTGATGCGTCGCGACCAGTCACAAGCCATTGAAATTTCTATTCTCAATCACCAGGGCGACTGGGTGCGTATCGCACCGACAGAACAACTTCAACCCGGCGTCGAACTGCGCGACCAAACCCCGGACGGCGGGAGTGACAAGCCGTGA
- a CDS encoding TetR/AcrR family transcriptional regulator, with protein MSGKREENKRLTRLAILDAARMLFIRKGFELTRIEDLARQAQIGKGTVYSYFSSKEQILIELIGEERQKLVARFEQRNDERAPVSEQILTLFLCQFDYAQQHREISRIMFRESLFPVKPSIHQRHQVDNTYLNAVVTLVHRGQQRGEINVHCDPLSTAIIFYNHYSMAISAWYMGYVESDHMATNLRHLIEMAIHGLLTSPSGTTALPSLKLARLSAAPLERS; from the coding sequence ATGAGCGGTAAACGTGAAGAAAACAAACGCCTCACCCGGTTGGCGATCCTCGATGCGGCGCGGATGCTGTTTATTCGCAAAGGATTTGAACTGACGAGGATTGAAGATCTCGCCCGTCAGGCCCAGATCGGCAAAGGGACGGTGTACAGTTACTTTTCGAGCAAAGAGCAGATCCTTATTGAACTGATCGGCGAAGAGCGCCAGAAACTCGTCGCACGGTTTGAACAGCGCAACGATGAACGTGCCCCCGTGAGCGAACAGATTCTCACCCTGTTTCTATGCCAGTTTGACTACGCCCAACAACACCGCGAGATCTCCCGCATTATGTTTCGTGAATCGTTGTTTCCAGTCAAACCATCCATTCACCAACGCCATCAGGTCGACAACACCTATCTCAATGCCGTCGTCACCCTGGTCCACCGCGGTCAACAGCGCGGTGAAATCAATGTCCATTGTGACCCACTCAGTACCGCAATTATTTTTTATAACCATTACAGCATGGCTATCTCCGCCTGGTACATGGGCTATGTCGAAAGCGATCACATGGCCACCAACCTCAGACACCTGATTGAAATGGCCATTCACGGGCTGCTGACATCACCCAGCGGGACAACGGCCTTACCGTCATTAAAACTGGCGCGCTTAAGCGCAGCTCCTTTGGAGAGATCATGA
- a CDS encoding energy-coupling factor transporter transmembrane component T — protein MKRKNVDALFMTAPILETPQTRINVPAGVHLLITIVLTSSAFLVRDVQWISTMIAVNLVWMAICGVPWRQLKRLVRPFAMQTVLLLALYGFKQGQQGVLPAAQVSLQLMLTLMPPIVLSWCVPPSQMARTFSRWMPDQAAFVLSASLHFFPMVLGEWRILYQAQQLRGVPLAWKQLWRPWKWPLVLRCLVVPAVVIAMSLAHEIALAARARNFSSGPRSCWMEE, from the coding sequence TTGAAGCGCAAGAACGTTGATGCTCTGTTTATGACCGCGCCGATTCTCGAAACGCCGCAGACCCGAATCAATGTGCCCGCCGGTGTTCATCTGCTGATCACCATTGTGTTGACGAGCAGTGCCTTTCTGGTGCGCGATGTGCAATGGATTTCAACCATGATCGCCGTCAATCTGGTGTGGATGGCGATTTGTGGCGTGCCCTGGCGTCAATTGAAGCGACTGGTGCGTCCGTTTGCGATGCAGACGGTGTTGCTGTTGGCGCTGTACGGCTTTAAACAGGGCCAACAGGGCGTGTTACCCGCAGCTCAAGTGTCTTTGCAACTGATGTTGACCCTGATGCCGCCCATTGTGCTGAGTTGGTGTGTACCACCGTCGCAGATGGCGCGGACCTTTTCGCGCTGGATGCCGGATCAGGCCGCTTTCGTGCTCTCCGCGAGCCTGCATTTCTTTCCCATGGTGCTCGGCGAGTGGCGGATTCTTTATCAGGCTCAGCAGTTACGCGGTGTTCCGCTGGCGTGGAAACAGCTATGGCGGCCTTGGAAATGGCCGTTGGTGCTGCGTTGTCTGGTTGTGCCCGCGGTGGTGATTGCCATGAGTCTGGCCCATGAAATTGCCCTGGCAGCCAGGGCACGCAACTTCAGCAGTGGACCGCGGAGCTGCTGGATGGAGGAATGA